A genome region from Nocardia sp. NBC_00565 includes the following:
- a CDS encoding FAD-dependent oxidoreductase — MPYVVTQSCCSDASCVYACPVNCIHPTPDEPDFLTAEMLYVDPQACVDCGACASACPVDAITSSKKLTDEQKPFIEINADFYRQARPRPLLAKPVPAAEIRIERQPLRVAIVGSGPSAMYAADELLTQPDVTVTVFDRLPVPHGLARYGVAPDHTATRQVNNLFDIISAQPGFGSYLNVEVGKHISHAELLAHFHAVIYAVGASSDRKLGIPGEGLAGNVSATDFVAWYNGHPAHAGRTFDLSQRRAVIVGNGNVALDVARILASDPESLAGTDIAPHALQALRESKIEEVVILGRRGPAESAFTVPEFVGLLGADVDIAIAGELPEVTESMPYQVEQKLRLLCTVATACRSLERVSVAQRPFGARKRIVFRYLAAPTEILGTDEVTGIEVSRNELVTDPDGRVRAVATGETERLDAGLVLTSVGYRGIALPGLPFDEQAAVIPNLNGRVLEQSGGAVLPGAYVTGWIKRGPTGFIGTNKSCAQETVRQLADDFNAGRLREPASGATDFEHLVRRRQPAVVASGAVVRTGLVRRLLTRA; from the coding sequence GTGCCCTACGTCGTCACGCAATCCTGTTGCAGCGACGCGTCCTGCGTGTACGCCTGCCCGGTCAACTGCATCCATCCGACGCCCGACGAACCGGACTTTCTGACGGCGGAGATGCTGTATGTGGACCCGCAGGCGTGCGTGGACTGCGGCGCCTGCGCCAGTGCCTGCCCGGTGGACGCCATTACGTCATCGAAGAAGCTGACCGATGAGCAGAAGCCCTTCATCGAGATCAATGCCGACTTCTACCGGCAGGCGCGCCCGCGCCCGCTGCTCGCGAAGCCGGTGCCCGCGGCCGAGATTCGCATCGAACGCCAGCCGCTGCGGGTGGCGATCGTCGGATCGGGTCCCTCGGCCATGTACGCGGCCGATGAACTGCTGACCCAGCCCGACGTCACTGTGACGGTCTTCGACCGACTGCCGGTACCCCACGGACTGGCCAGGTACGGCGTCGCGCCCGACCATACCGCGACCAGGCAGGTCAACAACCTCTTCGACATCATCTCGGCGCAGCCGGGTTTCGGGTCGTACCTGAATGTCGAAGTGGGCAAGCATATTTCGCATGCCGAACTGCTCGCGCATTTCCATGCGGTGATCTACGCGGTCGGCGCGTCCTCGGATCGCAAGCTCGGCATTCCGGGAGAGGGGTTGGCGGGCAACGTATCCGCCACCGACTTCGTCGCCTGGTACAACGGGCATCCCGCTCATGCGGGGCGCACCTTCGATCTGTCGCAGCGACGGGCCGTCATCGTCGGCAATGGCAATGTGGCGCTCGATGTGGCGCGCATTCTGGCCAGTGATCCGGAGTCTTTGGCGGGCACCGATATTGCGCCCCATGCCCTGCAGGCATTGCGGGAGAGCAAGATCGAGGAAGTGGTTATTCTGGGCCGCCGTGGTCCGGCCGAATCCGCCTTCACCGTGCCGGAATTCGTCGGTCTGCTCGGTGCCGATGTCGACATCGCCATTGCGGGTGAGCTACCCGAGGTCACCGAGTCGATGCCCTACCAGGTCGAGCAGAAACTGCGGCTGCTGTGCACCGTAGCGACTGCTTGCAGGTCGCTCGAAAGGGTCAGCGTCGCGCAGCGGCCGTTCGGGGCGCGCAAGCGGATCGTCTTCCGGTATCTGGCCGCGCCGACCGAGATTCTGGGCACCGATGAGGTGACCGGTATCGAGGTGAGCCGCAACGAACTCGTCACCGATCCGGATGGGCGCGTTCGCGCCGTGGCGACGGGGGAGACCGAGCGGCTGGACGCCGGGCTGGTGCTCACCTCCGTGGGTTATCGCGGTATCGCGTTGCCCGGCTTGCCATTCGATGAGCAGGCTGCGGTGATTCCGAACCTGAACGGGCGTGTATTGGAACAGTCCGGCGGTGCGGTGCTGCCCGGCGCCTACGTCACCGGGTGGATCAAGCGTGGCCCGACCGGCTTCATCGGCACCAACAAATCCTGTGCGCAGGAGACGGTTCGGCAGCTGGCCGATGATTTCAACGCCGGACGATTGCGCGAACCGGCCAGCGGCGCGACGGACTTCGAGCACCTGGTGCGTCGTCGGCAGCCCGCCGTAGTCGCGAGCGGAGCCGTGGTGCGAACCGGTCTCGTGCGCCGTCTGCTCACTCGCGCCTGA
- the cysW gene encoding sulfate ABC transporter permease subunit CysW has translation MNLSWATRISLRTVALAYLLVLLVLPLVIILWRTFEKGIGAFIDSITTPAAISAFQLSLLIVAIVVPVNVIFGIVTAIALVRGKFPGRTLVQGIVDLPFAVSPVVVGVALILLWGADGWFGGLEDLGFKVIFNLPGMVIATIFVTLPFVVREVEPVLHEIGDDQEQAAATLGASCMQTFWRITLPAIRWGLTYGIVLTVARALGEFGAVIMVSSALPGKSQTLTLLVHGRYINDHNTFGAYAAATLLMGLALVVLLLMTLLERKRDTK, from the coding sequence ATGAATCTGTCCTGGGCTACCCGCATTTCGCTGCGCACTGTCGCACTGGCCTATCTGCTGGTGCTGCTGGTGCTGCCGCTGGTGATCATCCTGTGGCGCACCTTCGAAAAGGGTATCGGCGCGTTCATCGACTCCATCACCACGCCCGCGGCCATCTCGGCGTTCCAACTCTCGCTGCTCATCGTGGCGATCGTGGTGCCGGTGAATGTCATCTTCGGCATCGTCACCGCGATCGCGCTGGTGCGCGGCAAGTTCCCGGGCCGCACGCTGGTGCAGGGCATCGTGGATCTGCCGTTCGCGGTCTCACCGGTCGTGGTCGGCGTCGCGCTGATCCTGCTGTGGGGCGCGGACGGCTGGTTCGGCGGCCTGGAAGACCTCGGCTTCAAGGTGATCTTCAATCTGCCGGGCATGGTGATCGCCACCATCTTCGTCACGCTGCCGTTCGTGGTGCGCGAGGTCGAACCGGTGCTGCACGAGATCGGCGATGATCAGGAGCAGGCCGCGGCCACTCTCGGCGCGTCCTGCATGCAGACGTTCTGGCGGATCACACTGCCCGCCATCCGCTGGGGCCTCACCTACGGCATCGTGCTCACCGTCGCGCGTGCGCTCGGCGAATTCGGCGCGGTGATCATGGTCTCCTCGGCGCTGCCGGGCAAGTCGCAGACGCTGACCCTGCTCGTACACGGTCGATACATCAACGACCACAACACCTTCGGCGCCTATGCCGCCGCGACCCTGCTGATGGGCCTGGCCCTCGTAGTTCTTCTGTTGATGACCCTCCTCGAACGTAAGCGGGACACCAAGTGA
- a CDS encoding Hsp70 family protein produces the protein MAVGLGLSIGMVNTVSALVEEGSAKAPPGRRSAAERSPAITRRTTLTFDSTGMARVGMIPRHGRAITEFADLSQRKIKQARIGHRALTAADLIAVVAECLITEARRDRRAVDAGVALTHPAGYNEGQVGELRAALDAIGLRQVALVAEPVAAATWLEVERGPLMPGLALVYDLGGASLDITLVRVGAGCPRNPIVGVPIRSSEFGGRAFGALVAARAGNGTVPASISGAVTGTTADELRTIHVRSSLKLVYRCLRMADVTMADVDCVLVVGGAARPVEVSQVLAGELARPVIMAPDPERTIADGAAIMARHAAAVAEDAAGHHHRRRQQRAHRRASTRALLLSRRTRRRLTRVAIATGMSAALVLALPADTVVAGLSQLGLR, from the coding sequence ATGGCGGTTGGTCTCGGTTTGAGCATCGGCATGGTGAACACGGTTTCCGCTCTGGTGGAGGAGGGTTCGGCCAAGGCTCCGCCGGGGCGCCGCTCCGCCGCAGAGCGTTCGCCCGCCATTACCCGCCGCACCACCCTCACCTTCGACAGCACCGGAATGGCCAGGGTCGGCATGATTCCGCGGCATGGTCGCGCCATCACCGAATTCGCCGATCTGAGCCAACGCAAGATCAAGCAGGCCCGGATCGGGCACCGGGCGCTGACCGCGGCCGATCTGATCGCCGTCGTCGCGGAATGCCTGATCACCGAGGCGCGTCGTGATCGCCGGGCGGTCGATGCCGGGGTCGCCTTGACGCATCCGGCGGGTTACAACGAGGGGCAGGTGGGGGAGTTGCGCGCCGCGCTGGATGCGATCGGCCTGCGTCAGGTCGCACTGGTCGCCGAACCCGTCGCGGCGGCGACCTGGCTCGAGGTCGAACGTGGGCCGCTGATGCCGGGCCTAGCCCTGGTCTACGACCTAGGTGGCGCCAGCCTCGACATCACCCTGGTTCGGGTCGGCGCGGGATGTCCGCGCAATCCGATTGTCGGCGTGCCGATCCGTTCATCGGAGTTCGGCGGGCGTGCCTTCGGCGCGCTGGTCGCCGCGCGGGCCGGGAACGGGACCGTTCCGGCCTCCATCTCCGGTGCGGTGACCGGAACCACCGCCGACGAATTGCGCACCATCCACGTCCGGTCGTCGCTGAAGTTGGTCTACCGCTGTCTGCGGATGGCCGATGTGACCATGGCCGATGTGGATTGCGTGCTGGTCGTCGGCGGCGCGGCGCGGCCGGTCGAGGTATCCCAGGTGCTGGCCGGTGAACTGGCGCGCCCGGTGATCATGGCCCCGGATCCGGAGCGCACGATCGCCGATGGCGCTGCCATCATGGCGCGCCACGCGGCCGCCGTGGCCGAGGATGCGGCCGGGCATCACCATCGGCGCAGACAGCAACGTGCGCATCGCAGAGCGTCGACGCGCGCCCTTTTACTTTCCCGGCGCACCCGGCGCAGGCTGACCCGGGTGGCGATCGCGACGGGGATGTCGGCCGCGCTCGTGCTCGCGCTGCCCGCCGATACCGTGGTCGCGGGGTTGTCGCAGCTCGGGCTGCGGTAA
- a CDS encoding AurF N-oxygenase family protein → MTTMSTAVTPAVDPDLAKAQEYAAKLLLLSEGSVNKHFDPFEDIDWDNPDYAADAGEERWILPVSGDALGRHPWYQALPEDRKIAIGKYRQANVAKVGLQFESILISGMVTHSFGLPNGSPEFRYCSHEMIEEHNHTLMFQEMVNRIGIDVPGMGPLVRKFKYIGAPVAALFPNLFFMAVLAGEEPIDHIQKTILRSGEEVHPIMRGVMAIHVAEEARHISFAHEFLKQHVPDANPVNKLVLSIVMPIVMFILGRSIYTPPRSFFKEFDIPTQVRKELFYGSKQAKQEFSDFFGDVRTLAKDIGLMNPIAKGVWKVLKIDGHTTRYRSEPLRAAKAG, encoded by the coding sequence ATGACGACGATGTCTACTGCCGTGACGCCCGCAGTCGATCCCGACCTGGCGAAGGCGCAGGAGTACGCCGCGAAGCTGCTGCTGCTCTCCGAGGGTTCGGTGAACAAGCACTTCGACCCCTTCGAGGACATCGACTGGGACAACCCGGACTACGCCGCCGACGCCGGTGAAGAGCGCTGGATCCTTCCGGTCTCCGGCGATGCGCTCGGTCGCCATCCCTGGTATCAGGCGCTGCCCGAGGACCGCAAGATCGCCATCGGCAAGTACCGCCAGGCCAATGTCGCCAAGGTCGGTCTGCAGTTCGAATCCATCCTGATCAGCGGCATGGTGACGCACAGCTTCGGCCTGCCGAACGGCTCACCCGAATTCCGCTACTGCTCCCACGAGATGATCGAGGAGCACAACCACACCCTGATGTTCCAGGAGATGGTCAACCGGATCGGGATCGACGTCCCCGGTATGGGCCCGCTGGTGCGCAAGTTCAAGTACATCGGCGCGCCGGTGGCCGCGCTGTTCCCGAATCTGTTCTTCATGGCGGTGCTCGCGGGTGAGGAGCCCATCGACCACATCCAGAAGACGATCCTGCGTTCGGGCGAGGAAGTGCACCCGATCATGCGCGGCGTCATGGCCATCCACGTCGCCGAGGAGGCGCGGCACATCTCCTTCGCGCACGAATTCCTGAAGCAGCATGTGCCGGATGCGAATCCGGTCAACAAGCTGGTGCTCTCGATCGTCATGCCGATCGTCATGTTCATCCTCGGTCGCTCGATCTACACCCCGCCCCGGTCGTTCTTCAAGGAGTTCGACATCCCGACCCAGGTGCGCAAGGAACTGTTCTACGGCTCGAAGCAGGCCAAGCAGGAGTTCAGCGATTTCTTCGGTGATGTGCGGACGCTGGCCAAGGACATCGGTCTGATGAACCCGATCGCCAAGGGTGTCTGGAAGGTGCTGAAGATCGACGGCCACACCACCCGCTACCGTTCGGAGCCGTTGCGCGCGGCCAAGGCCGGCTGA
- a CDS encoding sulfate/molybdate ABC transporter ATP-binding protein, protein MITVTNAKKNYGSFAALNDVSIEIPTGALTALLGPSGSGKSTLLRSIAGLESLDSGIVAIAGSDVTHVPPQKRDIGFVFQHYAAFKHMTVRDNVAFGLKIRKRPKGEIAKRVDELLGIVGLDGFQHRYPAQLSGGQRQRMALARALAVDPQVLLLDEPFGALDAKVRADLRTWLRRLHEEVHVTTVLVTHDQEEALDVADRIAVMNKGRIEQVGSPEDVYDRPANEFVMSFLGAVARLNGHLVRPHDIRVGRDASMALAKDEGTAESAGVTRATVERVVHLGFEVRVELRNAATGDLFAAQVTRGDAEALQLNDGETVYARATRIPELPAG, encoded by the coding sequence GTGATCACCGTGACCAATGCGAAGAAGAACTACGGTTCCTTCGCCGCCCTGAACGATGTCAGCATCGAGATCCCGACCGGGGCGCTGACCGCGCTGCTCGGCCCCTCGGGCTCGGGCAAGTCGACGCTGCTGCGCTCGATCGCGGGTCTGGAGTCGCTGGACTCCGGCATCGTCGCCATCGCGGGCAGCGATGTCACCCACGTGCCGCCGCAGAAGCGCGATATCGGCTTCGTCTTCCAGCACTACGCCGCGTTCAAGCACATGACCGTGCGCGACAACGTGGCCTTCGGGCTGAAGATCCGCAAGCGCCCCAAGGGCGAGATCGCCAAGCGGGTCGATGAACTGCTCGGCATTGTCGGCCTCGACGGCTTCCAGCACCGGTACCCCGCCCAGCTCTCCGGCGGCCAGCGCCAGCGCATGGCACTGGCTCGTGCGCTCGCCGTCGACCCGCAGGTGCTGCTGCTCGACGAGCCCTTCGGTGCGCTCGACGCCAAGGTGCGCGCCGATCTGCGGACCTGGTTGCGCCGCCTGCACGAGGAGGTGCACGTGACCACCGTGCTGGTCACCCACGACCAAGAGGAGGCGCTCGACGTCGCCGACCGGATCGCGGTGATGAACAAGGGCCGCATCGAGCAGGTCGGCAGCCCCGAGGATGTCTACGACCGTCCCGCCAACGAATTCGTGATGTCCTTCCTGGGTGCGGTGGCCCGGCTCAACGGACACCTGGTGCGCCCGCACGATATTCGCGTCGGACGCGATGCCAGCATGGCGTTGGCCAAGGACGAGGGCACCGCGGAATCGGCGGGCGTGACCCGCGCCACCGTCGAACGCGTTGTGCACCTGGGCTTCGAGGTGCGCGTCGAACTGCGCAATGCCGCCACCGGAGATCTGTTCGCCGCCCAGGTGACCCGAGGTGACGCCGAAGCGCTGCAGCTCAACGACGGTGAGACCGTGTACGCGCGGGCCACGCGCATTCCGGAACTGCCCGCGGGATAA
- a CDS encoding SDR family oxidoreductase: MATRFAEQVVLITGASSGVGKAAARRAAAEGAAEVLGARGKEAGEQVAADIRAAGGLAIFVPTDVTVEADVARLTQAALTEYGRLDAAFNNAGAVNAFGPVSQIDEAGWRADLELNLTSVFYGLRHQVPAIIASGGGAILNNASNLGVVGMGSVAPYVAAKHGVVGLTRAVALEAAEQGVRVNALVSGAVDTPAFRNSMGATPEGEAAIAALHPLGRISKPEEIASFCTYLLSNEASFITGAALAIDGGFTAK; this comes from the coding sequence ATGGCTACACGTTTCGCGGAGCAGGTCGTGCTGATCACCGGAGCGAGCTCGGGTGTCGGCAAGGCGGCGGCGCGGCGGGCGGCGGCCGAGGGCGCGGCAGAGGTGCTCGGCGCTCGTGGCAAGGAGGCGGGCGAACAGGTCGCGGCCGATATCCGCGCGGCTGGCGGCCTGGCGATCTTCGTGCCGACCGATGTCACCGTCGAGGCGGACGTGGCCAGGCTGACACAGGCTGCGCTCACCGAATACGGGCGGCTGGACGCGGCATTCAACAACGCGGGCGCGGTGAATGCCTTCGGCCCGGTATCACAGATCGACGAGGCGGGCTGGCGCGCCGATCTGGAGCTCAACCTGACCAGCGTGTTCTACGGACTGCGCCACCAGGTTCCGGCCATCATCGCCTCCGGCGGTGGCGCGATCCTCAACAACGCCTCCAACCTCGGCGTGGTCGGCATGGGTTCGGTCGCGCCGTATGTGGCGGCCAAGCACGGCGTCGTCGGCCTGACCCGTGCGGTCGCGCTGGAGGCCGCCGAACAGGGTGTACGGGTCAACGCCCTGGTCTCCGGCGCGGTCGACACCCCGGCGTTCCGCAACTCGATGGGTGCGACACCGGAGGGTGAGGCCGCCATCGCGGCCTTGCATCCGCTCGGCCGAATCAGCAAGCCGGAGGAGATCGCGTCTTTCTGCACATACCTGTTGAGCAATGAGGCCAGCTTCATCACCGGCGCTGCACTCGCGATCGACGGCGGCTTCACCGCAAAGTAA